The proteins below are encoded in one region of Phycisphaerales bacterium:
- a CDS encoding glycosyltransferase N-terminal domain-containing protein, whose translation MARNSLDFRQMRWLADVIYLVVLIVLSPVLLPRMAWRGKLRTDWAGRFGHVPPLTKTRTRILLHAVSVGEVNAIRTLVDVLDQRGLDIVVSVTTDTGIARAESLFGDRHQVVRYPYDFSWVVSRFLRRIEPDVIALVELEIWPNMVATCQRRRIPVCVINGRLSHRSFRRYRLVRWMVRPSFGRLAVSGVQSEAYAEHFRALGASPVLVTDSMKWDNAVTEEVVPGATELAEELGIDQDIPLVVAGSTGPNEPALLHQAVPSDVQLLCAPRRPEWFDAAARAMPGCIRRTVVTEKRLPEKSKATRRFLLDTIGELRQAYALADIVVVGRSFGNLFGSDVTEPIGLGKPTIVGPAVSDFTEMVTVLVKGGGLIQIPASELAVQIKKMLDNPAYATEIGKRGRAVIRSRQGAALRHARLLQALVNGCDLHKMSTKEVAALIQDESDDGEERAM comes from the coding sequence ATGGCTTGCTGATGTAATTTACTTGGTTGTCCTCATTGTGCTCTCACCCGTGCTTCTGCCGCGCATGGCGTGGCGGGGGAAGTTGCGCACAGATTGGGCGGGGCGATTTGGGCATGTGCCTCCCTTAACGAAAACCAGAACGAGAATACTGCTCCATGCTGTATCTGTTGGTGAGGTGAATGCAATTCGTACGCTCGTTGATGTTCTAGATCAACGTGGCCTCGACATTGTTGTGTCAGTCACAACGGACACTGGTATTGCGAGGGCTGAATCACTTTTTGGTGACCGGCACCAAGTGGTGCGATATCCATATGATTTTTCTTGGGTTGTTTCCCGTTTTCTTCGTCGGATCGAGCCAGATGTCATTGCATTGGTCGAACTTGAGATCTGGCCCAATATGGTGGCGACTTGTCAACGCAGGAGAATTCCGGTTTGTGTGATCAATGGTCGTCTAAGTCATCGCAGTTTCCGTCGCTATCGTCTTGTTCGTTGGATGGTTCGGCCATCGTTTGGTCGCTTAGCAGTCAGTGGTGTTCAGTCAGAAGCATATGCCGAGCATTTTCGTGCTTTGGGAGCGTCGCCTGTGCTCGTTACAGATTCCATGAAATGGGATAACGCGGTGACAGAAGAAGTGGTACCGGGGGCTACTGAACTTGCAGAAGAACTTGGTATTGACCAGGACATTCCACTGGTGGTGGCCGGATCGACTGGGCCCAACGAGCCCGCATTATTACACCAGGCAGTGCCTTCTGATGTGCAACTACTTTGTGCGCCCAGGCGGCCGGAGTGGTTTGATGCAGCAGCCAGAGCAATGCCAGGTTGTATTCGGCGAACGGTTGTTACAGAAAAGCGTTTGCCGGAAAAGTCAAAAGCAACACGAAGATTTCTTCTTGACACAATAGGTGAGTTACGCCAGGCCTATGCACTGGCGGACATTGTGGTTGTTGGTCGCAGCTTTGGCAATCTATTTGGATCAGATGTGACTGAGCCAATCGGCCTAGGCAAACCAACAATAGTTGGGCCTGCTGTGAGTGACTTTACAGAAATGGTTACGGTGTTAGTAAAAGGGGGCGGTCTGATTCAGATCCCGGCCTCTGAATTAGCAGTGCAAATAAAAAAAATGCTTGATAACCCTGCCTATGCAACTGAGATTGGAAAGAGAGGTAGGGCTGTTATTCGTTCTCGTCAGGGCGCAGCCCTACGGCATGCCCGCCTCCTGCAAGCGTTGGTTAACGGTTGTGATCTACACAAGATGAGTACAAAAGAGGTCGCCGCCCTCATACAAGATGAGAGCGACGACGGAGAAGAAAGAGCAATGTAA